A single window of Ictalurus furcatus strain D&B chromosome 3, Billie_1.0, whole genome shotgun sequence DNA harbors:
- the slc17a5 gene encoding sialin isoform X1 — MDRVGSDTETDDYEQPLLHRKRDDDIKRAPVLCSSRYGLALLSCYGFFVAYALRVNLSVAMVDMLRNSSSSTNVSGSVCPRHASPARPRHNHTVRKASVYDWDSETQGWILGSFFYGYIITQIPGGYMARKYGAKWLLGFGILGTVIFTLLTPVAADLGAGYLIAVRVLEGIGEGVTFPAMHAMWSSWAPPLERSRLLTISYAGAQLGTVVALPLSGQICFYLDWTYVFYIFGAIGLLWFFLWAVLVSNTPDTHRRISEIEKTYIKASLKKELSPTSTYIPWPSILTSVPLWAIVVAHFSYNWTFYTLLTLLPTYMNDILGFSIKENGMLSALPYLGCWLLSMGGGQLADYLRETCLFRTVSVRKAFTIVGMMGPAVFLVAAGYTDCNYILAVIFLTVSSTLGGFSASGFNINHLDIAPSYAGILLGITNTFATIPGMVGPVIARSLTKSNTIMDWRTVFFISAGINLFGAIFYTMFGKGTVQPWAVQRVNIE; from the exons ATGGACCGCGTAGGATCAGACACAGAAACTGATGATTATGAGCAGCCTTTGCTTCATCGGAAGAGAGACGATGACATAAAAAGAG CTCCTGTGCTGTGCTCTTCACGCTATGGCCTGGCCTTGCTGTCCTGCTATGGCTTCTTTGTGGCATACGCGCTGCGAGTGAATCTCAGTGTGGCCATGGTGGATATGCTGAGAAACAGTAGCAGCAGTACCAACGTCAGTGGCTCTGTGTGCCCGAGGCATGCCAGTCCGGCACGGCCCAGACACAACCACACAGTAAGAAAA GCCAGTGTGTATGACTGGGACTCAGAGACTCAGGGCTGGATCCTGGGCTCCTTTTTTTACGGCTACATCATCACTCAGATACCGGGTGGCTACATGGCACGCAAATATGGTGCCAAGTGGCTGCTGGGCTTCGGCATCTTGGGAACTGTGATCTTCACTCTGCTAACGCCTGTGGCTGCTGACCTGGGAGCTGGTTATCTTATTGCCGTCAGGGTGCTGGAGGGCATAGGCGAA GGAGTGACATTTCCTGCTATGCATGCTATGTGGTCATCCTGGGCTCCACCCTTGGAGAGGAGTCGGCTACTTACCATCTCTTATGCAG gtgcCCAGCTTGGCACTGTAGTAGCCCTTCCCCTGTCTGGTCAGATATGTTTTTACCTGGATTGGACATACGTCTTCTATATATTTG GAGCTATTGGGCTACTCTGGTTTTTCCTGTGGGCTGTTCTGGTCAGTAACACTCCTGACACGCACAGAAGGATATCTGAGATTGAGAAGACCTACATAAAAGCTTCGTTAAAAAAAGAG CTGTCTCCCACTTCAACCTACATCCCCTGGCCCTCCATTCTCACATCTGTTCCTCTATGGGCCATAGTTGTTGCACACTTCTCCTACAACTGGACATTTTATACACTGCTGACTCTCTTACCCACCTACATGAATGACATTCTGGGCTTCAGCATTAAGGAG AATGGGATGCTCTCTGCTCTGCCCTACTTGGGCTGCTGGCTGCTGTCTATGGGAGGAGGCCAGTTAGCAGACTACCTGAGGGAGACCTGCCTTTTCCGCACTGTGAGTGTGCGCAAGGCCTTCACTATAGTAG gtatgatGGGACCAGCTGTGTTCCTAGTGGCAGCAGGATACACTGACTGCAACTACATTCTGGCTGTTATTTTCCTCACTGTCTCCTCAACTCTGGGAGGCTTTTCAGCATCTGGCTTTAACATCAATCACCTTGACATTGCACCATC GTATGCTGGAATATTGCTAGGAATCACAAACACATTTGCAACTATACCTGGCATGGTGGGTCCTGTGATAGCGAGATCATTGACCAAATCT AACACTATTATGGACTGGCGCACCGTCTTCTTTATCTCAGCTGGGATAAATCTGTTCGGTGCTATCTTCTACACAATGTTTGGAAAAGGTACAGTACAGCCCTGGGCAGTCCAGCGAGTAAACATCGAATAA
- the slc17a5 gene encoding sialin isoform X2, with translation MDRVGSDTETDDYEQPLLHRKRDDDIKRAPVLCSSRYGLALLSCYGFFVAYALRVNLSVAMVDMLRNSSSSTNVSGSVCPRHASPARPRHNHTASVYDWDSETQGWILGSFFYGYIITQIPGGYMARKYGAKWLLGFGILGTVIFTLLTPVAADLGAGYLIAVRVLEGIGEGVTFPAMHAMWSSWAPPLERSRLLTISYAGAQLGTVVALPLSGQICFYLDWTYVFYIFGAIGLLWFFLWAVLVSNTPDTHRRISEIEKTYIKASLKKELSPTSTYIPWPSILTSVPLWAIVVAHFSYNWTFYTLLTLLPTYMNDILGFSIKENGMLSALPYLGCWLLSMGGGQLADYLRETCLFRTVSVRKAFTIVGMMGPAVFLVAAGYTDCNYILAVIFLTVSSTLGGFSASGFNINHLDIAPSYAGILLGITNTFATIPGMVGPVIARSLTKSNTIMDWRTVFFISAGINLFGAIFYTMFGKGTVQPWAVQRVNIE, from the exons ATGGACCGCGTAGGATCAGACACAGAAACTGATGATTATGAGCAGCCTTTGCTTCATCGGAAGAGAGACGATGACATAAAAAGAG CTCCTGTGCTGTGCTCTTCACGCTATGGCCTGGCCTTGCTGTCCTGCTATGGCTTCTTTGTGGCATACGCGCTGCGAGTGAATCTCAGTGTGGCCATGGTGGATATGCTGAGAAACAGTAGCAGCAGTACCAACGTCAGTGGCTCTGTGTGCCCGAGGCATGCCAGTCCGGCACGGCCCAGACACAACCACACA GCCAGTGTGTATGACTGGGACTCAGAGACTCAGGGCTGGATCCTGGGCTCCTTTTTTTACGGCTACATCATCACTCAGATACCGGGTGGCTACATGGCACGCAAATATGGTGCCAAGTGGCTGCTGGGCTTCGGCATCTTGGGAACTGTGATCTTCACTCTGCTAACGCCTGTGGCTGCTGACCTGGGAGCTGGTTATCTTATTGCCGTCAGGGTGCTGGAGGGCATAGGCGAA GGAGTGACATTTCCTGCTATGCATGCTATGTGGTCATCCTGGGCTCCACCCTTGGAGAGGAGTCGGCTACTTACCATCTCTTATGCAG gtgcCCAGCTTGGCACTGTAGTAGCCCTTCCCCTGTCTGGTCAGATATGTTTTTACCTGGATTGGACATACGTCTTCTATATATTTG GAGCTATTGGGCTACTCTGGTTTTTCCTGTGGGCTGTTCTGGTCAGTAACACTCCTGACACGCACAGAAGGATATCTGAGATTGAGAAGACCTACATAAAAGCTTCGTTAAAAAAAGAG CTGTCTCCCACTTCAACCTACATCCCCTGGCCCTCCATTCTCACATCTGTTCCTCTATGGGCCATAGTTGTTGCACACTTCTCCTACAACTGGACATTTTATACACTGCTGACTCTCTTACCCACCTACATGAATGACATTCTGGGCTTCAGCATTAAGGAG AATGGGATGCTCTCTGCTCTGCCCTACTTGGGCTGCTGGCTGCTGTCTATGGGAGGAGGCCAGTTAGCAGACTACCTGAGGGAGACCTGCCTTTTCCGCACTGTGAGTGTGCGCAAGGCCTTCACTATAGTAG gtatgatGGGACCAGCTGTGTTCCTAGTGGCAGCAGGATACACTGACTGCAACTACATTCTGGCTGTTATTTTCCTCACTGTCTCCTCAACTCTGGGAGGCTTTTCAGCATCTGGCTTTAACATCAATCACCTTGACATTGCACCATC GTATGCTGGAATATTGCTAGGAATCACAAACACATTTGCAACTATACCTGGCATGGTGGGTCCTGTGATAGCGAGATCATTGACCAAATCT AACACTATTATGGACTGGCGCACCGTCTTCTTTATCTCAGCTGGGATAAATCTGTTCGGTGCTATCTTCTACACAATGTTTGGAAAAGGTACAGTACAGCCCTGGGCAGTCCAGCGAGTAAACATCGAATAA